TGCCAGGATCCCGCCGGCGCCGCAATTCCTCGCCTCGATGGTGGCCGGCACCGTGATCGATCCGTTCAGGCGGATTGGCTTGGTGGAAGCGCGGTGGCCAAGCGACGGACATCGGGATGCGTAGATAATCCTCTAGTGAGTTAGTTACCTATATCGCGCTAGGCTTGCTGTTGAGGAACAATGGGCGGAACAGAGCTCCAAAGAATAGAATGCACAGGCAGGAGTTGGCCGCCGCTACTATGCACGAGTGTGAGCATCGAATTTAAAACTACGTGAGCCGGAACGCTTAGAAAATTGCACTGTATATGGGTTTCTCCGAATTTTCGGCGCCGCAACAGTGGATAGCCAAGTCGAAAAGATTTCGGCAAGAGGGTCGGTTCGCGCATTTGCAAGGCTACCCCCCAATAACCAGCTCGAGCCATTATCGGTTTTGCAGTTAAAATGTTGGTCCATTCAACCGACAGACCAGAACGATTGTCGAGCAAGCCATCCTTAGCAAGAATCAAGGCTGGCTTGCCGAGGCCCGCGTCCAGGAAAGAAAATGCCGCTGACGCAGATAGAAACGGGGTCCAGTAGAGCGCGAACAATTGCAGCAGCGCCATTGCAGCCTTCTCAAGGAGAGTCCGATCGTTTTCGGGATCGCTGAAAAAGAAAGTCAGCACGACGATCAGCATTAATAGGACGCAAAATGACCAAAAAAGGCCCATCAAGACATACATGCCGCGTCTAGCGTGTGCTGCAATCGGAAGCCGAATGGATAGCGGCGGAACAATAGATTTTCGAAATGTTGTTATCCCCGGAATGAGGATAACGTCATTCGTATCGAGGGATGTTTCCATTGGGATTTCCAGCTTCGCTCAGTCAAAGATCATCTTCATAGAACGAAAATGATAAACGTTTCCGTTCCATGGTTTTTCAGATACTGCGCCTTTCCCAACAACAACCCCGTCGGCACCACAGTTCCTCGCCTCGATGGTGGCCGGCACCGTGATCGATCCGTTCAAGCAGATCGGGCTGAGCGAGGCGGTCTGGCCTGATCGCCTTCATGGTTGACGGCCAAAGGTTGAAGGGCGAACCCTTCGCAGGAAGACACGTCTGGCTTCCCGCCGAAGGCGTCGGCTTGATGGCATCTGCCGCGCTCGCGGCCGAGGATGGAGTCTGCATTGAGGCTCGCAATCGGCTGGGACGGATCGGTTGGAATGTCGCCCGTGAGCTGCAGATCGAGATAGCGGCCGCAGCATACCCGAAGGAACGAGGTGAAGTTGCCGAGATCGTGACCGGCGTCGATCGATTCGTGATAGAGCTTGGTGATGAGCTGCACGACATTCATGCCGTCGCGGCGGGCGATCTCTTCCAGCCGCGACCAGAAGAAGTTCTCCAGCCGCACGCTCGTGACCATGCCGTCGATGCGCAGGGAGCGCGTCGTGCTTTCCCAAAGGCTCACATTGGCCTTGATGAACAGTTCACACATGCTGGTCCTCCCGGCCGTCTGGCGAGCTCATGGTAGAGCGGAAGCGCCTACGCCGCCAGAACCGCCATGAACTGACGCAGCCATGCCGGGTGCGCGGGCCATGCCGGGGCCGTGACCAGCTTGCCATCGGTCACGGCATCATCGATGGCGATGTCGGCATAGATGCCGCCGGCAAGTTCAACGTCGGGACGACAAGCGGGATAGGCCGAGCATGTACGCCCTTTCAGGACACCGCTCGCGGCCAGCAGCTGCGCGGCGTGGCAGACAGCGGCAACCGGCTTGTCGGCATCGAAAAAGTGCCGGACCATGGCCAGCACCTTTGGATCGAGGCGCAGATATTCCGGCGCCCGACCGCCGGGGATGACCAGCGCGCCATAGGTTTCGACGTGGATGTCGTCGAAGGTGGCGTTGAGCGTGAAGTTATGGCCGCGTTTTTCCGAATAGGTCTGTGCACCTTCAAAATCGTGGATCGACGTGGCGATGCTGTCGCCTGCCTTTTTGCCCGGGCAGACGGCATGCACGGTGTAGCCGCAGGCAAGCAAGGTCTGGAACGGGACCATGGTCTCGTAGTCCTCGGCGTAGTCGCCCGTGATCATCAGAATTCTGGTATCCGGCATCTTGTTTCCTCCCGACAACAAAGCTGCCAAACCCTAGCGCAGAGGCACGCCGGGCAGGTATTATGCGTCTACTACCTCGGTCTTTTTCCGCATCGCCCCCTTGCGCATCGAGCCGGATTGCGCAATATGCCGAACCGTAACGTACGGTACGGCATATGAGGCCGCATGCGATCCGTCGTTGAGCAGGAAGAAACCGTGTTGCAGGCGAACGCCGACATCGACAACAGCGAGGGGCTGACGGAGCGGCAGAAGGCCGTTCTGGATGCGGCCTTGCGGCTGCTGGTCGAGGAGGGCGATCATCTGACGATGACCGCCGTGGCCCGGCGGGCAAGCTGCTCCAAGGAAACGCTGTACAAATGGTTCGGCGACCGCGACGGGCTGCTGACGGCAACCGTGCAATGGCAGGCGTCCAAGGTGCGCGTGGCGCCCGTCGATGGCCGGGGGCTGGACCTTGCTTCGCTGACCGCGAGCCTGGAGCGCTTCGCGTCGGATTGGCTGAGCGTCATCTCGAGCGATACCTCGATCGCGCTCAACCGTGTGGCCGTCGGTCATGCCGGTTCCGGCAAGGACAATCTTGGCGCCGTCGTGCTGGAGAATGGCCGCTTCGCGCTGGCCAAGCGGCTGAAGCCGGTGCTGGAAGCCGGCCGGCAGGCAGGGTTCCTCGATTTTCCGGACGCCGAGACGGCGTTCCGGACTTTCTTCGGGCTGGTCGCCCGCGACGTGCAGATCCGTCTGCTGCTCGGCGACCGGCTGGAATTGACTGATGCGACAATCGGCGGCGACGCCGCCCGGGCGACGCAGCAGTTTCTCGCTCTTCATGGAGCAAAAACCGGGCCACAAGGCCCCCTAGAGCCGGATGATTTCAGGTCAAGTCGACCTGAAATCTGAATCCGGCTCTAAATCAAAGAGATAGAGCATGATGTCGTCCGAAAACCGCTTCACACTTTTCGGCATCATGCTCTGATTAAAAACGGGAAGGAAGACAAAATGCGTGTCTATTACGATCGCGATGCCGATCTCAATCTGATCAAGGGCAAGAAGGTCGCCATCATCGGCTATGGCAGCCAGGGCCGGGCGCATGCGCTCAACCTCAAGGATTCGGGCGCCAAGGAGATCGTCATCGGTCTCAAGGCTGGCTCGGCGACCGCCAAGAAGGTCGAGGCCGACGGCCTCAAGGTGATGAGCGTGGCCGATGCCGCCAAGTGGGCCGACCTGATGATGATGGCGACGCCTGACGAGCTGCAGGCCGACATCTACAAGAACGAAATCGCGCCGAACATCCGCGACGGTGCGGCGATCGCTTTCGCTCACGGCCTCAACGTGCATTTCGGCCTCATCGAGCCGAAGTCGACCGTCGACGTCGTCATGATCGCGCCGAAAGGCCCCGGCCACACGGTGCGCGGCGAATATCAGAAGGGCGGCGGCGTGCCGTGCCTTGTCGCCGTCAACCAGGACGCGTCCGGCAACGCGCTTGACCTCGCTTTGTCCTACGCCTGCGGCGTCGGTGGTGGCCGTTCGGGCATCATCGAGACCAACTTCCGCGAGGAATGCGAGACCGACCTGTTCGGCGAGCAGGTCGTGCTGTGCGGTGGCCTCGTCGAACTGATCCGCGCCGGTTTCGAAACGCTGGTGGAAGCCGGCTATGCGCCGGAAATGGCCTATTTCGAGTGCCTGCACGAAGTGAAGCTGATCGTCGACCTGATCTATGAGGGCGGCATCGCCAACATGAACTACTCGATCTCGAACACCGCCGAGTGGGGCGAGTACGTCTCGGGTCCGCGCATCATCACCGCCGAGACCAAGGCCGAGATGAAGCGCGTGCTGAAGGACATCCAGACCGGCAAGTTCACCTCGGAATGGATGCAGGAATACCGCGCCGGCATGTCGCGCTTCAAGGGCATCCGCCGTATGAACGACAGCCATCAGATCGAGGAAGTCGGCGCCAAGCTGCGCGCGATGATGCCGTGGATTTCCAAGAACAAGCTTGTCGACAAGGCCAAGAACTGATCGGCAAACCTGGGACAGCACAAGCCGGCGGAGCGATCCGCCGGCTTGTGCATCAGCCGTAGTGCCAGTGCGGCTTTGGTTCGGTGCCGGTGAACTCCACGCCGACACGGTCCTCGCGGCGCCAGCGCACCACCGCCTTGTAGCCTATGCCGTCGGTCGGAACGTAGAGCAGGAATTCGTCGGGCACGCGGGCGTCGATCGACACTTTCAGTTCCGCGCCGCCGGCATGCATGTTGCGCACCGTGCATTTGACTTCGGAATTGGTGATGCCGGTGAGGATCGTCGCGCCCTTGAGGACGCGCTGCCTGCGCTTGTCTCTGTTTTCGTCATCGGCCAACGCACAAATCCCAGGCGATCGTCGCAGTCAGCTGGCTTGATCCACAAGATGCATAGGCCTGCCAGATAAACAGAGCGTTATCGCCGATGGCGACGAAGAAATCTCGTCCTGCCAGCGGAGCCAAACAAAGACGGCGCCGCATTTGCGCGGCGCCGTTGGCATTCATGAAGCCTGCTCAGCTATAGGGTGAATAGCACTGCTGGCGCGGGCCATTGTAGGGCTGGAAGCTGTTGTCATAGGCGCGATACGACCGATAACGATTATAGCACCATTGGACGTGTGCGCTGGAGAGCCGCCCTGCGCGATAGTAGCGGCGAGGTGGCGGCGCATCGTAGTAGCCATTGTTGAGGGCGGCACCGAGGCCTAGACCCAATCCCAGGCCGAGGATCGCTGCCCCACCGTCGTCATAGTAGCCGCCGCCATAGTAGCGGCCGTGATTGCGCCAGTGCCGGCGACCGTTCCAGTTTCCGCCGCCGTTCCAGTTTCCGCCGCCGTTCCAATGTCGGCCGTTATTGTGCCGCCACTGCCATGCGCCGTTGTTGTTGCCACCAGCCCACCCGTCCCGGACCGGTATGATTTCGGGCGCCGCGTTCGCGGTCGGAAGAGGAACATTAGGTTGGATGATGGGGCCGGCCATCGACGGCGCGGACAGGCCTGATATGACACCCAGGGCCAAAAGCCCCGATCTGACAGTTGAAGAAAAGAGCGAAGTCATTGCAACTCTCCAAGAAATATACAGGCCCCACGCCTACCCTGGGAAGGGCCATGAAAGTGGACGTTTACATCTGAACGGAGGATGAACGGAAAGGTTCCGTCAACCATGACGGGAAAACCGTCAGGACCAATCGATGCTGTCGGACTGGTCCCGTGCACTTGTTTTCCGCTTCGCTTGCGGGCAAAGCTCCTCGCCATGTCGCTGCGCCTTGCCACTTTCAATGTCGAGAACCTGATGAACAGGTTCGATTTTTCCGGATACCGCAACCAGCTCAACGAAGACCGCACGCTGGCGCTTTTCGATATCCAGAGCGAGGCCGAATACAGGATGCTGGAGCAGGCCCGCGCCATCGCCCAGTCCGACGACACGCGGCAACTGACGGCGCTGGCGATCGCGGCCACCCGCGCCGACATCATCTGCATGCAGGAGGTCGACAACATCGAGGCGCTGAAGGCCTTCGAATATGGCTATCTGTTCAAGATGGTGGGGCAAGGTTACCGCCAGAAATACACCACCGCTGGCAATGACTCTCGCGGAATCGACGTCGCCATCATGATGCGCAACGAGACAGTGCAGGGCCAGCCGATCGAATTCGTGCGCATGACCAGCCATGCCTATGTCACCTACGAGCAGTTCGGCCTGCAGACGCCGGAGCTTGAGGCCCTAGGCAACCAGGCCAATGAGCGCATCTTCCGGCGCGACTGCCTGGAGATCGACGTGACAGTCGGCGGCGCGCCGCTGACGCTCTATCTCGTGCATTTCAAGTCGATGGGGCCGCCCCGCAACGGGCTCGACGGGCGCGAGGCGACGATGCCTGTGCGCATCGCCGAGGCGCAGGCCGTACGCCGCATCATCGAGGACCGCTTTGGCAAGGAGCACGCCGCCGACAAGCGCTGGGCGATCTGCGGCGACATGAACGACTATCGGCAGCGCGTGAAGATCGCCGGTGATTCCATCGATGGTTACCGCTTCGAGGTGGTCGATGAGAACCAGTCCTGCATCAATGTGCTCACCGCCGGCGGCTTCTGCGAAAACGTGGTCGAACGACGGCCCGAAATGAACCGCTGGACCTTCTACCATACGCGTGGCCCGGAAGAGCGGCATCTGTGCCAGCTCGACTACATCCTGCTGTCGAAGGGGCTGGCCGCCAGGAATACGACCGCCGTTCCCGACATCATCCGCAACGGCCAGCCATGGCGCACCATCTTCCCGGCGGGCCAGGAGGTCGACCGCTTTCCACGCGCCGGCTGGGACCGGCCGAAGGCGTCGGACCATTGTCCGGTGGTGATCGGCCTGGACATGGCCTGATCGTCGGACAGAAGGTGCCCATGAGCTTCGACCTGCCGCGCAATGTCATTTTTCCCGTCGATGTCGTCGACGTCCGGCTCGATCCCCGCCCGCATCCGTTCGCGCTCGCCAACGAACAAGCCATCGCCGACAACTGGCGGCGCGAGATATCAGCCAATCCGGCGCTGTTCGACGGCACGGTGGTGCTGCTCTCGGAACTCGGCTACCGGGACAATCGCCTTGTCGGCCGCTGTCATGCGGTCAACTACGCGACGTTCATGCTGTGGCGTAAGCGGCGTGAGAATTCGGGCGCCGAGCATGCCTATGCCCACGCGATGCTGGTCGCCGGCGACAATGCGCTGGTGGCGATCCGCATGGCCGCGCATACGGTCAATGCCGGCCGCGTCTATTTCGCCGCCGGCTCGTTCGAGCCGATCGATTTTCGCGACGGGTTGGTCGATGTCGACTTCAACATGATCCGCGAGGTAGGCGAAGAGACCGGGTTAGACCTGTCAGTTGCGGAGCGCGGCAAGCGCTACCACGCCATGTCGACCAGCAGCGGCACGGTGATTTTCCGGCGTTATCGCAAGACGGCCTCCGCCGACGAGATCGCAAGCCGCATCAGCGCCTTCGTCGCGACCGAGGAACAGCCGGAGATCGAAGGTCCTGTAATCATCCGCGATGCCGCCGACCTGCCGGAGGGGCTGATGGGGCATATGAAGCCGCTGATCGAGTGGCATTTCGCGGGCGGCGATTAGAATCCTGCCCCTGATCGCCTTGCGATCGTTCCAGGTGGCGACAAGGCCTGGCTGACACTCATGGCGCACCCTGGGCTGCTGGTCGAGTGGCATTTCGCGAGTGGCTCTTCCTGAATTTGGTGGCGCCGGAACTAATGTGGGAGAGCGGGAACGCGCCCGGACAAGATCTCGCGGAATTGAATGGAACAACAATGGACGTCAGACCGGGGCTGACACGCGCCACAATCATGCTCTCCGCTGGAATGGCCCTGTCTGGGACGGCAGGTCTTTTTTCCATTCAGTCCGGTCAACCTACATTCAACGTCGTCTTTTTCCGTTGCCTCTTTGGTGCAATCGCCCTCGTTGGGTGGGCATCGCTACGCAAGGGATGGAAGAGCCTATTCATCACTCAGAGGTCGCTGTGGCCGCTTGTGCTGGTGAGCGGGATTTGCCTCGTGCTGAATTGGCTTGCCCTGTTTCAAGCCTTCAAAATGACGTCGATCGGATTTGCGACGATCATCTATCATCTGCAGCCATTCTGGATCGTGCTGGCTGGGGCATTGCTGCTCAAGGAGGGATTGTCTCGGCACAAATTGGGATGGATATGCATTGCGTTCCTCGGCCTCGTTCTCACGATCGTTCCGAAACTGGGTATGATGCGAGCGGATCATGATTGGCTGATCGGCGTCGGCCTCGCGCTTGCTGCGTCGCTGTTTTATGCGGCCACGACCTTGACAACCCGAGCCGTCAAGTCGGTCGACCCGGGAGTTCTCAGTGCCATTCATTGTCTGATCGGCGTCGTCGTTTTCGCGCCGTTCGTCAATCTGCCGGCGCTTCAAGGCGGCGACAATGTCATGTGGGTCTGGCTTGTCGGCCTTGGCGTCATCCATACCGGCGTCGTGTATGTACTGCTCTATTCGTCCTATCCCAAGCTTCCGATCGCGGTCATCGCGGCGGGATCTTTCTTGAATCCCGTAGTTGCCCTGTTGTCCGATTTTTTCGTGTTCGGCCGTTCGATAACAGCCATGCAAGGCGCCGGGCTGGTCCTTATCCTGCTTGCGGGACTTGCCGTTAACCTTGGGTGGCCGTTCTTTTTCATCTCGGCGCGCAAGATCGCGCCGCCGCAGGAATCCTGAGCGGCTGGTCCTCGCTAGGGGCCGGCGGCTCGTTTGGTTGCGCCCGTCGACGCTTGCTCACTCGTGCCGCAACGCGTCGATTGGATCGAGGCGGGCGCCGCGCAGCGCCGGGAAGAAGCCGAACACCATGCCGATCAGCGCCGAAAAGCCGACTGCGAGCACGATGACCGCCGGGCTCGGCGCGAAGGGTATAGACAGCGTCAGCGAGGCCAGCCCAGCCAGTGACAGGCCGATCAGGATGCCGATGATGCCGCCGAGCAGCGACAGCACCGTGGCCTCGACCAGAAACTGGATGAGGATGTGCTTTTCATGCGCGCCGATGGCGAGCCTGATGCCGATCTCGCGCGTGCGCTCGGTGACGGACACAAGCATGATGTTCATGATGCCGATGCCGCCGACGAGCAGGCTGACGCCGGCGACGGCGCCCAGCATGCCGGTCATGGTGGTGGTGGCGCTGGCCATGGCGTCGGCGATCTGGGTCATGTCACGAATGGCGAAATCGCTCTCGCGGTCGGGCGTGACGCGTCTGATATCGCGCAATATGTCCTCGACGCGTGGCTGCAACTCCGTCGTCGGGGTCTGATCGTCGGCGGCGACATAGATGCTGTCGATGTTGCGGTTGCCGGCGACGCGGCGCTGATAGGCGGCGAGTGGCATCAGCACGATGTTGTCCTGGTCCTGGCCGAAGCCGGTATAGCCCTTCGGCTCGAGCAGGCCGATGATCTTGCAGGAGGTGCGGTTGACGCGGATGATCTCGCCTTCCGGGTCGCCGGCGCCGAAGAATTGCTGGCGCACCGTTTCGCCGATCAGGCAGACGCCCGTGCCCGAGCGGGTTTCCGAATCGCTGAACGGCCGGCCCGAGACGAGCTTCCAGTCGCGGGCATCGAGATAGGCACTGGTTGTGCCGGTGACGCCGGATGTCAGGCTTTCCGTGCCGAAGATGACGCGGACCTGCTTTTGCGAGGCCGGAGCGATGGCGCGTGCGCCGGTGAGATGCGTGACAAGTGCCGTCACGTCCTTCTCTGCGAGCGGCCGCACCACCTGGTCGAGCCCTCCCGGCCCGCCCGGGCCGGCGGGGCGACCGGCGCGGATCACCAGCAGGTTGCTGCCGAGCTTGGAGATGTCGGCCTTGACCTTCTCGGTGGTGCCGGAGCCGATGGTCAGCATGGCAATGACGGCGGCGACGCCGATGACGATGCCAAGCAGGGTCAGGAAAGAGCGCAGCACGTTGCGGCGAACGGAGCGCAGGGAGAGGCGGACGGTTTCCCAGATCATGGTTGGGCCTCCTCCATATGCCTGATGTCGGAGGCGACATGGCCGTCGAGGAAGCGGATCGTGCGCCCGGCATATTCGGCGACGTCAGGCTCGTGCGTGACCATGGCGATGGTCAGGCCCAGTTCCCGGTTCAGCCGCGTCAGCAATTCCATGATCTCATGCGTGCGTGCTGTGTCGAGGTTGCCGGTCGGCTCGTCGGCGACCAGAAGGGTCGGGCGGGTGACGATGGCGCGCGCGATCGCCACGCGCTGCTGCTGGCCGCCGGAAAGCTCGGCGGGCGTATGGTGCTCGCGGCCGACAAGACCGACCTCCGCCAGTGCTTTCATGGCAAGCGCGCGTCGCTCGGCGGCCGGGACGCCGCGATAGATCAGCGGCAGTTCGACATTTTCAGCCGCCGTTGTGCGCGGCAGGAGGTTGTAGCCCTGGAAGACGAAGCCGATGTAGAGGTTGCGCAGCATGGCGCGGCGATTGCGGTCCAGCCGGCCGGCATCCAGTCCCATGAAGCTGTAGGTTCCGGCGGTTGGCGTGTCGAGGCAGCCGATGATGTTCATCGCCGTCGATTTGCCCGAGCCGGACGGGCCCATGATGGCCACGAACTCGCTGCGGCGGATGGCAAGATTGACGCCGGCCAGCGCATGGACACGGGCCTCGCCCTGGCCATAGCTCTTCCAGACCCTGTCGAAGGTGATGAGCACGGGATCGGTCACGATGTCAGCTTCTCAGCTGGGACGCGGTGATGACCTGCGCGCCCTCGTCGAGACCGGAGGTGATCTCGGTCAATTCGCCATCCGTGGAGCCGATCTTGACGCTGACCGGGCGGGGTTTCCCGCCCTCCAGTACGTAGAGCGTCCGCGATCCGTCGGTTGGCGCCTTCGTCTGGGGTGGCCGGTTGCCGCCGGGCCGTCTCATGCCGCCGGTGAACAGGTCGCTCAGGCTCCAGCCGCGTGCCGCCTGCTGCGCCGGCCGGTAGCGAAACGCCGAGGCCGGCACGGTGAGCACGCCCTTGGCCTGCTTCGTCACCACCGAAACGGTGGCGGTCATGCCGGGCCGCAACAGAAGCTCGCCATTGTCGACGTCGAACCGGGCATCATAGGTAACGACGCCGTCGGTGGTGACCGATGCATAGGAAATGTCGCGGATCTCCGCGTTGAATGGCCGTTCCGGGAAGGCATCGACGGTGAAGCGCGCATGCTGGCCAGGCTTGACCGCGCCGATATCGGCCTCGTCGACCGCCGCTTTCAGTTCCATGTTCCTGAGATCGGCGGCGATGATGAACAGCACGGGTGCCTGCAGCGAGGAGGCCACCGTCTGGCCAGGATCGACCGAGCGTGTCAGCACGATGCCGTCGATGGGCGCATAGATGGTGCTCTTGGCGAAGTCGGTCTGCTGCGCCTTCAGGTCGGCCCTGGCGATGGCCAGGCTGGCCTCGGCGCTGTCGAGCGCCGCCTTGGCGCGGTCGCGCGTGGCGGTCGCCGCTTCAAGCGACTGGTTGGTCGCCATGCCGCGCCTGGTGAGCTCGGTGGCGCGCACCAGTGCCGCCTCGTTTTCCTTCAGCGTGACCGTGGCGTCCTCGAGATTGGCGGCTGCCGCCTTGGCGGAGGCCTCGGCGCGCTCGATCTGCACCTCGAGCTTGGACGTATCGAGGGCTGCCAGCACGTCGCCCTTCCTGACCTGCTGGTTCTCCTTGGCCGAGACCGAGCGAACGACGCCGGACAGTTCGCTGGAAATATCGACCTGGGTGAGGGGCTGCAGCGTTCCCGTGGCGGATACCTCGACCGTCAGGTCGGCGACCGAGGCCGAAATCGTGGTATAATCGATCCTGGAGGGAGACGCCGCGTACCACTGGTAGCCGGCGACGCCCGCGATCATGACGGCAAGCGCCAGCACGGCGTAAAGCCAGCCGCGCCGCCGCTTCCGGTTCAGGCCTTTGCGGTCGAGCCCCAGTGCCTTCTCTATGGTTGAATCCGATTCCGCCCTTGGCGGATTGACAATCTGGTCCATGCCGGACCCCTATAATATGCGTTATGTCCCAATGCCCTGACACATCAGGCCTCGGGACCGTAATTTCAAATTAAATTTCACCCATGTTGGGATTCATGCAGAGGACATCGCAGATGCAGCCGCGCAATTACTTGCTCTATGACGTCTTTACGCGCGATCGGCTGGCCGGCAACCCGCTGGCCGTCGTGCTGGATTGCGAGGGATTGGACACGGCCGCGATGCAAACCATCGCGCGCGAATTCAACCTGTCCGAATCGGTCTTCGTGCTGCCGCCGGAAAACCCGAAGCACCGAGCCCGCATCCGCATTTTCACGCCCGACTATGAGATGCCGTTTGCCGGCCATCCGACGGTGGGGGCGGCAATCGCGCTTGCCGAAATGAGCGAGGACGACGGTGCGGCCGGTATTTTTGTGCTCGAGGAGAATATTGGCCCGGTGCGTTGCGCCGTCAGCCGCAACGATGGCGCGACCTTTGCCGAGTTCGATCTGGCGAAGCTGCCGGAGCAGTTGGAACTGTCCGCCGACCCGGTGCGAATCGGCGCCGCACTCGGGCTGGCGCCGCATGAGATCGGCTTCGAGAATCACCAGGTATCGTTCTGGTCGGCCGGCGTACCCTACGTGACCATACCCGTTGCCGACCTGGAGGTTGCTTCACGCATCAGGCTGGACAACCAGGCGTGGTCGGAACTTGCGCCGCGCAAGAGTGACTGGGCGTTCGCCAGCCCGTATGTCTACTGCCGCCAGACGGTGAATCACGAAAGCGCTTTCCATGTGCGCATGGTCGTTCCGGGCACGCCTTCCTACGAAGACCCGGCGACCGGCTCGGCGGCGGCTGCCTTTGCCGGCGCGATCATGCATTTCGACGGCCCCACGGACGGTGTGTCGCAGCTGTGGATCGAACAGGGGCTGGAGATGGGCCGACCGTCGCGAATCCGCCTCGAATTGAACGTGGAAGGCGCAAAACTGGCCTCCGCGCGCATCGGCGGCAACGCCGTGAAGGTGGCCGAAGGCAGGCTTTTCGTCTGAACGCGATGGGCTGAAAGCGATTTGTCGGGAAATGACTCTGGCAGGGCTAGACATGACGGATGGTGGCGGCTATATGCCCGCCAACGCCGGTTTTTGCCGGCCGAGTGGGTGCGTAGCTCAGTTGGTAGAGCAGCTGACTCTTAATCAGCGGGTCCACAGTTCAATCCTGTGCGCACCCACCAAATTCTTCAAAGAGTTGGTGGAAAGACCTTGGACGACGAGGCGCGTTGAAGCGCCTCGTGCCCCGGCAAGTGAGGCTTTGTTCGAAGTTTGAACGGAGGTTCAGGCTGGGCTGCCTCGCTCGAACCTCACGGCACCGACTTGCCGATGCTGGCCTTGAACTTGACCTTCATGGCGATCTGGCCGGTCACCGTGATCTGCGATCCACCGATGCCGCCCATGTTGCGGTCACGGGCGTTGACATTCGTGGTGACGCTGGTGACCTCGCATGTGTCGGCGATGGTCTCGATCACCATTGCGCAACTACCGGCGGCGACCTTGTAGAAGGAGCGAAGACCGGCCTGCTGCTGCACAGCGATATCCTCATCGTCCTTGACTGGAATGCCGATTGTAATGCTGGACTGCACCCTGGCGAATCCATCTTCGCCTGGGCGCAGCGGACGGCCATCAACCATCTGGGAAAACGCCGGCGCGACTGTGCCGCAAAGCAATGCAGTGACAATTGCTGCCTTCAAATACATCGTTTGATCTCCATGTGAGGCTTGCTCATTTCACATGAACAATCAAAATGGCGTTATTATTTTGCCTCAATCACGTTGAAATTTTGATTGATCTGTCTCTGGAGACAGCCCCGCTTGGTAAAAGGTCACGACTGTCGCGCCGGAAGACGCGGCTCAGCAATCTGC
The nucleotide sequence above comes from Mesorhizobium shangrilense. Encoded proteins:
- a CDS encoding ABC transporter permease encodes the protein MIWETVRLSLRSVRRNVLRSFLTLLGIVIGVAAVIAMLTIGSGTTEKVKADISKLGSNLLVIRAGRPAGPGGPGGLDQVVRPLAEKDVTALVTHLTGARAIAPASQKQVRVIFGTESLTSGVTGTTSAYLDARDWKLVSGRPFSDSETRSGTGVCLIGETVRQQFFGAGDPEGEIIRVNRTSCKIIGLLEPKGYTGFGQDQDNIVLMPLAAYQRRVAGNRNIDSIYVAADDQTPTTELQPRVEDILRDIRRVTPDRESDFAIRDMTQIADAMASATTTMTGMLGAVAGVSLLVGGIGIMNIMLVSVTERTREIGIRLAIGAHEKHILIQFLVEATVLSLLGGIIGILIGLSLAGLASLTLSIPFAPSPAVIVLAVGFSALIGMVFGFFPALRGARLDPIDALRHE
- a CDS encoding endonuclease/exonuclease/phosphatase family protein; the encoded protein is MSLRLATFNVENLMNRFDFSGYRNQLNEDRTLALFDIQSEAEYRMLEQARAIAQSDDTRQLTALAIAATRADIICMQEVDNIEALKAFEYGYLFKMVGQGYRQKYTTAGNDSRGIDVAIMMRNETVQGQPIEFVRMTSHAYVTYEQFGLQTPELEALGNQANERIFRRDCLEIDVTVGGAPLTLYLVHFKSMGPPRNGLDGREATMPVRIAEAQAVRRIIEDRFGKEHAADKRWAICGDMNDYRQRVKIAGDSIDGYRFEVVDENQSCINVLTAGGFCENVVERRPEMNRWTFYHTRGPEERHLCQLDYILLSKGLAARNTTAVPDIIRNGQPWRTIFPAGQEVDRFPRAGWDRPKASDHCPVVIGLDMA
- a CDS encoding BA14K family protein, which encodes MTSLFSSTVRSGLLALGVISGLSAPSMAGPIIQPNVPLPTANAAPEIIPVRDGWAGGNNNGAWQWRHNNGRHWNGGGNWNGGGNWNGRRHWRNHGRYYGGGYYDDGGAAILGLGLGLGLGAALNNGYYDAPPPRRYYRAGRLSSAHVQWCYNRYRSYRAYDNSFQPYNGPRQQCYSPYS
- a CDS encoding DMT family transporter; its protein translation is MAFREWLFLNLVAPELMWESGNAPGQDLAELNGTTMDVRPGLTRATIMLSAGMALSGTAGLFSIQSGQPTFNVVFFRCLFGAIALVGWASLRKGWKSLFITQRSLWPLVLVSGICLVLNWLALFQAFKMTSIGFATIIYHLQPFWIVLAGALLLKEGLSRHKLGWICIAFLGLVLTIVPKLGMMRADHDWLIGVGLALAASLFYAATTLTTRAVKSVDPGVLSAIHCLIGVVVFAPFVNLPALQGGDNVMWVWLVGLGVIHTGVVYVLLYSSYPKLPIAVIAAGSFLNPVVALLSDFFVFGRSITAMQGAGLVLILLAGLAVNLGWPFFFISARKIAPPQES
- a CDS encoding PilZ domain-containing protein, encoding MADDENRDKRRQRVLKGATILTGITNSEVKCTVRNMHAGGAELKVSIDARVPDEFLLYVPTDGIGYKAVVRWRREDRVGVEFTGTEPKPHWHYG
- the ilvC gene encoding ketol-acid reductoisomerase; the encoded protein is MRVYYDRDADLNLIKGKKVAIIGYGSQGRAHALNLKDSGAKEIVIGLKAGSATAKKVEADGLKVMSVADAAKWADLMMMATPDELQADIYKNEIAPNIRDGAAIAFAHGLNVHFGLIEPKSTVDVVMIAPKGPGHTVRGEYQKGGGVPCLVAVNQDASGNALDLALSYACGVGGGRSGIIETNFREECETDLFGEQVVLCGGLVELIRAGFETLVEAGYAPEMAYFECLHEVKLIVDLIYEGGIANMNYSISNTAEWGEYVSGPRIITAETKAEMKRVLKDIQTGKFTSEWMQEYRAGMSRFKGIRRMNDSHQIEEVGAKLRAMMPWISKNKLVDKAKN
- a CDS encoding DJ-1/PfpI family protein; translated protein: MPDTRILMITGDYAEDYETMVPFQTLLACGYTVHAVCPGKKAGDSIATSIHDFEGAQTYSEKRGHNFTLNATFDDIHVETYGALVIPGGRAPEYLRLDPKVLAMVRHFFDADKPVAAVCHAAQLLAASGVLKGRTCSAYPACRPDVELAGGIYADIAIDDAVTDGKLVTAPAWPAHPAWLRQFMAVLAA
- a CDS encoding TetR/AcrR family transcriptional regulator, which translates into the protein MRSVVEQEETVLQANADIDNSEGLTERQKAVLDAALRLLVEEGDHLTMTAVARRASCSKETLYKWFGDRDGLLTATVQWQASKVRVAPVDGRGLDLASLTASLERFASDWLSVISSDTSIALNRVAVGHAGSGKDNLGAVVLENGRFALAKRLKPVLEAGRQAGFLDFPDAETAFRTFFGLVARDVQIRLLLGDRLELTDATIGGDAARATQQFLALHGAKTGPQGPLEPDDFRSSRPEI